The Methanocaldococcus sp. FS406-22 genome includes the window TAAGAAAAAATTAGTAAATTGGTATGTAGAGATGAGGAAAAAACATAACATCACTGCAAGACAGTTAGAAGCGGCCGTAAGATTGGCTGAAGCTCATGCAAAAGCAAAATTGAAAGATGTTGTTGATGTTGAGGATGCAGAGGAGGCAATTGGAATGATAACAGAATGTTTAAAAGAGATTGCTTATGACCCAGAAACTGGAATATTCGATATTGACAAAATAATGGGAGTTCATAGTAGTGAAAGGAAAAAGTTAGATATTGTGTATAATGCCATAGAAGAGCTTTCACATGGGAGTTCGGAGGTTTTAGTTGGTTTTGATGAAATCTTAAATTTTGTTGAAGAAAAAGGAATAAATGAGAAGGAATTGGAAAGATTGTTAAACAAGTTGAAAAAGTTTGGAGATATTGATGAACCAAAACCGGGAAGGTATCGGTTGATATAATATATAATATAATATATATTATATGTTGTATCTGCTGGTGGAGGTGTTGGTATGGCAGTCTCCTATGCTAGGATATATGAGTTGTTACTTAAATATGTTAAGGATGAGAAGAAGGCTATGGAATGTTATGATGTGGTTGTTGAGGTAATAAAGGAGATTGAGAGAGAGGCTAGGGAAGGGGTTAAAGATGATTTGAGGGATGAGTTGGCTACTAAGAAGGATATTGCCCTTTTGGAGGAAAAAATGAATTCTATGGAGGAGAGGATTTTAAGGTATGTTGATAATAAATTTAATCAAATAAAAATATTGATACTAATTACCTTATTTGCTGTAATTGTTTTGAATCCTTATGCTTATGAAATTGTAAAGGCCATATTGAAATAATTTTTTCATTGAGTGTTGGTGTTATTCAATGTTAGAAAATGAATTAGCCACTAAGAATGATATTGCCCTATTGGAGGAGAGGATGAATTCTATGGATGAGAAGATTTTAAGGTATGTGGATAATAAGTTTTATGAATTGGATAAAAAGACTGATAGAATCTTTTATTTGATTATTGTGTTCATGATAGTGTATGTATTGACAAATCCTCAAGTTGTGGGAGTTATAAAATTAATTTTTATGAAATAATAGAATAAGAGGGATATAATGGATATTGACAAATACATTGAAAACTTGGAGATAAAGAAGGAGGGATTTTTCTATAAATGTCCTTATTGTGATTATACTAATGCAGACTTAAAAGTTATAAAAAAGCATATTAAAACTAAGCATTTAGATGAGATAAAGAAAGAGGTTGAGAAGATGAATAAACCAAAGCAAAAGCAGAATAAGCAGAGGAGGATGCCACAGAGGAAGCAAGTAAAGAAGGAGGATGATTATAAGGATTATTTGTTGTTATTTGCTCATAAGAAGAAGTGTAAAATCCATTTGGACAATGGCATGGTTGTTGAGGGCTTGGTTAAGGCAAAGGATAAGTATAATATTATGGTTTTAGATGCGAGGGCTGATGGCAAGGATGTTGGTAGGATGATAATTCAAAAGGGGCATATTGTTGCTCTAATTCCGTTAGAGGAATAAGTATGGGAAAATAGTAGTTATGCAAGGGGAGGGTCAAAAATGAATGAAAAAATGTTAAACAAAATCCTAAATGAATTTTTAAATAAATGTAAGGAGAAATTTGGGGATGACTTAATATCAATTATTTTATTTGGTTCTTATGCAAGAGGAACAGCTACAGAATATTCTGATATTGATTTGTTGATTATTGTTAAAAACCTACCAGAAAGGAGAATTGATAGGTATAAAATTATAAAAGATATTGATTTAGAGTTTCTTAAAAAATATTGTATAGCCTTATCTCCAATCTTGGTAAAGCCAGAAGAATTATCAATTAAATCAATAAATCCGTTAATATATGGAATTTTAACTGGTTATAGAGTAATTTATGATAAAAATAATTTTTGGAAAAATTATCTTGAAAAAATAAGACCAATTATTAAAAGAACAAATCCAATATTTGTTGATGGGGAGAAAGAATGGAAAATCGCAGAGTTAATTTAAGTAAGTTTTTTCTATCTATGGCAGAGGAGGATTTGGAAATAGCAAAAATTTTATTGGAAACAAATCACCACTCTGGTTCTGTCTTTCACTCTCAACAGTGTATTGAAAAAGCCTTCCGAAACTGTTATATATTAGATAGACAAATATAGACATTGATGGTTATGGAGCGACATTATACTCTAAAAGAAGCGGCAAAAATCTTAGGAGTTTCAATTAAAACATTACAACGTTGGGATAAGGCGGGAAAAATTAAATGTGTTAGAACGGTAGGAGGTAAAAGAAGAGTTCCAGAGAGTGAAATAAAACGAATCTTAGGAATAAAAGATGACAAACAAAGGAAAATTATCGGATATGCAAGAGTGTCATCAAACACTCAAAAAGATGATTTAGAGAGGCAAATACAATTAATAAAATCCTATGCAGAGGAAAATGGTTGGAAAATACAAATATTAAAAGACATTGGTAGTGGTTTAAACGAAAAGAGGAAGAATTATAAAAAACTTTTAAAAATGGTTATGAATCGGGAGGTTGAAAAAGTAATAATCGCTTATCCAGACAGATTAACAAGATTTGGTTTTGAAACGTTAAAAGAGTTTTTTAAATCTTATGGGACTGAAATTGTAATTATAAACAAACGACAGAAGGCACTACAAGAAGAATTAGTTGAAGATTTGATAACGATTGTTTCCCACTTTGCAGGAAAGCTTTATGGAATGCGTTCTCACAAGTATAAAAAGCTTACCAAAACAGTTAAAGAAATCTTAAGGGAGGATAATGCCAAAGAGGAAAACTAAACTCCCAACGGAAATTGTATTAACTTATAAAGTTAGACATGGTTATAACTTAGACAACCTACCGAATGAATTTATAAAAATAGCCCAAAAGGCAGTTGATATTATTTGGGAAAACATCAACTGGAAGGAAAAGAAGGTAAAACATCGATATAAGGTGGGGAGAAAATATAAATATTACACTACCATTCGATTAATTCCAGAGATTCCAAAGGATAAGACTTTTAAACGGGAGTTAAGGAGTATCCTACTAAAAAATTGGAATTTCGCATCACATTATGTCGATGGTGCTATAAAAGTAGCTTACTCTACAATAGAAAGTTGGAAGTCGAATTATTTGAATGGTAAGAGGGGGAGGAATAAGCCAATATTCAAAAGACCTTTTGTTAGGGTTAAAACAACTCTAATAAAATACGATAAAGAAAATGGGCTGATAAGAATTACAATAAAACCGAGAAAGGAATATTTAACTCTAAATATTAAAAATGAATGGTTTTTCGATAAAGTTAGAGATTTCACCATTGGAGAGGTTATTTTAAAGGACAAAGAAGCATTAATAACATTTAAAAAACCATTAAATTTATCCGATAAGAGGATTTTAATTGGAGTTGATAGTAATCTAAAATCACTCGATTTATATCATCCTGAGAAAGGTTGGATTAGGATTGATTTGTCTGAATTGCATAGGATAAAGAAGGTTTATGATGCTATAATTGATAAGTTAAAGTCAATCTATAAAAAAGCTCCGAAGAGGATTGGCAAATTATTGAAAAAATATCTTAATAGGAGAAAAAATCGAGTTAATGATTTTATTAATAAATTGACTTCACAACTGTCAAAACTCTTTCCAAATGCAATTTTCGTTTTTGAGGATTTGGATAAGTTTAACATG containing:
- a CDS encoding C2H2-type zinc finger protein, which codes for MDIDKYIENLEIKKEGFFYKCPYCDYTNADLKVIKKHIKTKHLDEIKKEVEKMNKPKQKQNKQRRMPQRKQVKKEDDYKDYLLLFAHKKKCKIHLDNGMVVEGLVKAKDKYNIMVLDARADGKDVGRMIIQKGHIVALIPLEE
- a CDS encoding nucleotidyltransferase domain-containing protein, which gives rise to MNEKMLNKILNEFLNKCKEKFGDDLISIILFGSYARGTATEYSDIDLLIIVKNLPERRIDRYKIIKDIDLEFLKKYCIALSPILVKPEELSIKSINPLIYGILTGYRVIYDKNNFWKNYLEKIRPIIKRTNPIFVDGEKEWKIAELI
- a CDS encoding HEPN domain-containing protein, producing the protein MENRRVNLSKFFLSMAEEDLEIAKILLETNHHSGSVFHSQQCIEKAFRNCYILDRQI
- a CDS encoding IS607 family transposase; this translates as MERHYTLKEAAKILGVSIKTLQRWDKAGKIKCVRTVGGKRRVPESEIKRILGIKDDKQRKIIGYARVSSNTQKDDLERQIQLIKSYAEENGWKIQILKDIGSGLNEKRKNYKKLLKMVMNREVEKVIIAYPDRLTRFGFETLKEFFKSYGTEIVIINKRQKALQEELVEDLITIVSHFAGKLYGMRSHKYKKLTKTVKEILREDNAKEEN
- a CDS encoding zinc ribbon domain-containing protein; its protein translation is MPKRKTKLPTEIVLTYKVRHGYNLDNLPNEFIKIAQKAVDIIWENINWKEKKVKHRYKVGRKYKYYTTIRLIPEIPKDKTFKRELRSILLKNWNFASHYVDGAIKVAYSTIESWKSNYLNGKRGRNKPIFKRPFVRVKTTLIKYDKENGLIRITIKPRKEYLTLNIKNEWFFDKVRDFTIGEVILKDKEALITFKKPLNLSDKRILIGVDSNLKSLDLYHPEKGWIRIDLSELHRIKKVYDAIIDKLKSIYKKAPKRIGKLLKKYLNRRKNRVNDFINKLTSQLSKLFPNAIFVFEDLDKFNMYDDNSSFNRSLDRSSWREIARRLEYKSIVFYVNPHYTSKTCPVCGSKMKSQEGQVVKCDKCGVFDRQFVGCFNVFKRGVELVKEFLGGVGVPVAGVKGDDLLPNEPRGELNPMPPNPNVVYYVDLNGKYLKCL